The Halotia branconii CENA392 region CAGCACTGCGTTGACTAAAGATGGTTCTTGGAACTCCGGTAAAAACACCCGCCCTAAATTTGGGAGAATAACCAAAGATGCTACTAAAGATGCTGCTGCGATCACTAAAATAATTGTCGGGAACCGCATCGAAAAATTCAGAATCGGTCGATAAAGTCGCTGTGAGAAAGCACTCACCCACGTATCATCGGCAGGTAATTGTCTGTTCGCCAACAAAATCGCACATAAAGCAGGAGAAAGGGTCATTGCTACAAAAGTAGAAGCAAAAATTGACACCAAGTAAGCAACTCCCATCGGTGCAAATATCCTTCCTTCCACGCCTGTCAATGAGAAAATTGGGGCAAAGACAACAGCAATAATTACGGTAGAAAAAATCACACTAACTCTGACTTCGACAGAGGTATCATATACAACTTTAAAAGGATTTACAGGAGTTCCCGCTAGCTGATTCTTTCGCAAACCCCGGTAGGCGTTTTCCATATCAACGATCGAATCGTCCACTACCGAACCTATTGCGACAGCTAATCCTCCTAATGTCATAGTATTGATACCCTGACCAAACCAGCCCAAAATCATCATCCCAATCAGAACTGATAAAGGAATGGCGCTCAGGGTAATTACGGCGGTACGCCAGTTCATCAAAAACATCAGCAGGATAATCGAAACAATGATGATACCGTCGCGTAGAGAACTGGTAACATTTGCGATCGCAGCATCGATAAAATTATTTTGGCGGAAGGTTTCTATCACTTTCACATCTTTAGGCAAACCAGCTTTAACTTCCTCCATTGCTCTTTCAATGGCTCTGGTGACAGTCGGAGTATCATATTGGGGTTGCTTGTTAACCATCACCGCGATCGCTCTTTGACCGTTTAAACTGCCATCTCCACGTTTGAGGGCTGCACCAATTCGCACATCTGCTATATCTTTAAGTAAAATTGGCGTACCATTGCGATCTGTAATTGCCGAATTTCCCAATTGCTCAACTGATTCGATACGTCCTACGCCCCGAATTACTATTTCTTGGTCGGGATTAATTAAAAAGCCACCCGCAGCATTGACATTTGCGCCTTTGGCTGCTACCGTTACTTCTTCTAAAGTGACATTAAAAGCCTTGAGCTTGGCGGGATCGACTAAAACCTGATACTGGCGGACATCACCGCCATAAGCAATTACCTGAGAAACACCTGGTACAGCTAGCAGTCGATTGGTAATATCTCGGTCTACCAACCGCCGCACTTCCATCATGGGAGTTGTTTCGGTAGTTAAAGCATATTCCAGAACTGTACCAATAGGTGAAGAAATCGGAGAAATTTGCGGATTTTCCACACCCTCTGGTAATTTCTGTACAGCTTGTTGCAATCGTTCTGTGACTAATTGCCGTGCTTGATAAACATTAGTACCCCACTTAAAAATTACCTTCACCACAGAAATACCAACTGCTGAAGAAGAACGTACCGTTTCTACTCCCGGCGTACCATTAACTGCGCTTTCAATTGGCAAGGTAATGAGAGATTCGACTTCTTCAGGAGCGAGTCCTGGAGCTTCAGTTTGAATTTCTACCTGGGGTGGGGCAAAATCGGGAAAAACATCTAAGGGCATTTGAGTGAGGTTATACACACCCAAAAAAGTCACAACAATTGCCCCTAGCACTACTATCCAGCGTTGGACAATCGACCACTTGAGAATAGCATTTAACATATTTTGTTTAATTTACAGCGATTTTCTTGTAAATGAACCACATCTTTATATCTCACGCAAAGGCGCAAAGGCGCAAAGAAACAAAGAAATCCAGATATCAGCTTGTGGTCTAAATACATGAAAACTGCTTTAATATCGTGCGTGCTGTTTTAAAGTATGGGTAATTGGG contains the following coding sequences:
- a CDS encoding efflux RND transporter permease subunit, which produces MLNAILKWSIVQRWIVVLGAIVVTFLGVYNLTQMPLDVFPDFAPPQVEIQTEAPGLAPEEVESLITLPIESAVNGTPGVETVRSSSAVGISVVKVIFKWGTNVYQARQLVTERLQQAVQKLPEGVENPQISPISSPIGTVLEYALTTETTPMMEVRRLVDRDITNRLLAVPGVSQVIAYGGDVRQYQVLVDPAKLKAFNVTLEEVTVAAKGANVNAAGGFLINPDQEIVIRGVGRIESVEQLGNSAITDRNGTPILLKDIADVRIGAALKRGDGSLNGQRAIAVMVNKQPQYDTPTVTRAIERAMEEVKAGLPKDVKVIETFRQNNFIDAAIANVTSSLRDGIIIVSIILLMFLMNWRTAVITLSAIPLSVLIGMMILGWFGQGINTMTLGGLAVAIGSVVDDSIVDMENAYRGLRKNQLAGTPVNPFKVVYDTSVEVRVSVIFSTVIIAVVFAPIFSLTGVEGRIFAPMGVAYLVSIFASTFVAMTLSPALCAILLANRQLPADDTWVSAFSQRLYRPILNFSMRFPTIILVIAAASLVASLVILPNLGRVFLPEFQEPSLVNAVLLYPGSSLEATNQVGFAMQDALKNDQRFKSVQLRAGRAPGDADAGGVNLGHLDVELSAEGLKDRQGSIEKLRAEFAKIPGAAPNIGGFISHRMDEVLSGVRSAIAIKIFGPDLEELRRLGSQIEATVSNIPGLVDLQLEPQVPIKQLQIQFNREAAARYGLTVGNLSEIVETAFNGRVVSQILKDQQLFDLVVWLKKDARNNLDIIRNLLVDTPTGQKIPLAQVASIDYGTGPNTINRENVSRLIVVSANVSGRDLGSVVEEIQAQVKNSVQLPTGYFIQYGGQFESEQRATQSFLVFGGLAIVFISILMYFAVKSVAAMLMIMINLPLAVVGGIFSIALGGGIISVASLVGFITLFGVATRNGLLLVDNYNNKLAQGMTLKEVIFEGSMERLVAILMTALTSALGMVPLVIGTGAGKEILQPLAVVVLGGLFTSTALTLIVLPALYAKFGKLLMPKQMSSLEQEKGVGAVLEW